The Chryseobacterium indicum genome includes a window with the following:
- the mtgA gene encoding monofunctional biosynthetic peptidoglycan transglycosylase, with protein MWKKIKQIIFVLLILNVVFIVWGRFFNPPITLTQIGGLFEYGRLQRDYISYDEMGSNVKKAVIASEDQKFFDHDGFDYQAIEKAMKNNEKGKKLKGGSTISQQTAKNIFLWQGRSWIRKGLEAVYTFIIEKVWNKDIILERYLNSIEMGQGVFGIEAASEYYFGKSSKDLTTSEAAWIAAVLPNPKKYDPKNPSPYLKKKHNWIMRQMRNVSLK; from the coding sequence ATGTGGAAAAAAATTAAACAGATTATATTCGTCCTTCTTATTCTTAACGTAGTTTTTATTGTCTGGGGCAGATTTTTCAATCCTCCCATTACGCTTACCCAGATTGGAGGACTCTTTGAATACGGAAGATTGCAGAGAGATTATATTTCCTATGATGAAATGGGAAGTAACGTAAAAAAAGCAGTAATTGCTTCCGAAGATCAGAAATTTTTCGATCATGATGGTTTTGATTATCAGGCGATTGAAAAAGCCATGAAAAACAACGAAAAAGGAAAAAAATTAAAAGGAGGAAGTACGATTTCTCAGCAGACGGCAAAAAATATCTTTCTTTGGCAGGGCAGAAGCTGGATCAGAAAAGGACTGGAAGCAGTGTATACCTTCATCATCGAAAAAGTCTGGAATAAAGACATCATTCTGGAAAGATACCTGAATTCCATAGAAATGGGACAAGGCGTTTTCGGGATAGAAGCGGCTTCAGAATATTATTTCGGAAAATCTTCCAAAGATCTTACCACTTCTGAAGCAGCATGGATTGCAGCCGTTTTACCCAACCCTAAAAAATACGATCCCAAGAATCCGTCCCCGTATCTGA